The Opisthocomus hoazin isolate bOpiHoa1 chromosome 30, bOpiHoa1.hap1, whole genome shotgun sequence genome has a window encoding:
- the GON4L gene encoding LOW QUALITY PROTEIN: GON-4-like protein (The sequence of the model RefSeq protein was modified relative to this genomic sequence to represent the inferred CDS: inserted 2 bases in 1 codon): MAARRLRGGWARRRFRFLRXTGSGAGAAGPVASRSPVFQVGAGMSLSLKMLPCKKRRAAAAGPQSPRERGEDAELPGAGGSSSAGAADGGSSARAGGPLSSAPAAWRGPGEASLKGGKRPRAAPGAGQEAPGGREGCAAAPLPEGPGRPEAAAEGKTPKLYTEVEGNSQKDPYLTENQPAVQESPVRSSLQPAVRSPTTMKPLKTSRAEEQDGEDIERRKRRRKAAKRKREGKSPEEEGSLSCDIKLDDTLDRTLEDGAKQHNLTVVNVRNILHEVITNEHVVAMMKAAISETEDIPLFEPKMTRSKLKEVVEKGVVIPTWNISPIKKANEVKPPQFVDIPLEEDDSSDEEYQPDDEDEDETAEESLLESDVESTASSPRGAKRSRTRRSSDEEGGTLCEMEKVTTPVVRHISAEVVPMGPPPPPKPKQNKDSTFMEKLHAVDEELASSPVCMDSYQSLEDSLIAFRTRSKRPLKDVPLGQLEAELRAPDITPDMYDPNTADDEEWKRWLGGLMNDDVENEDEADDDDDPEYNFLEDLDEPDTEDFRNDRAVRITKKEVNELMEELFETFQDEMGFSNMEDEGPEDEDNVTESRPNFNTPQALRFEEPLANLLNEQHRTVKEQLEQLRMKKSSIKPPQETEKPKPQNEKPLQSLVLDSMQRKRLQQQMQQHVQLLTQIHLLASSNPALSSEASTTRMFLSELGNFARSSTLLRQSFSPRFQTMFQPCNLKGALQLVDDFHAQVQVDWSPRKAVKKSANEFPCLPKQVAWILATRRVFMYPELLPICSLKANPPRDKIIFTKAEDNLLALGLKHFEGTEFPKPLISKYLLPTKTAHQLTVRIKNLNMNRAPDNIIRYYKKTKQLPVLFKCCEEIQPNEWKPPVEREEHRLPFWLKASLPSIQGELKQLAEDAREMPASPDEESVFLGTGKETSDTEYDEKYPLLMPKGLVLTLKPLANRFSRRAWRRQRSSALKPVLIRPSPCLQPSSNTINIQKTVKLSQPEAPPSKVMVQIPRLIQPATVMQAVPGVQPLNVPAVVGSGDGLEFQNVLSASHSDSRQAFSAAVPPPLVSSNPVTFQPKLMLPALAGTKIRKPCGRKGYQKKKGTKSDPMIKTSPLIQPSPVILTVPATTVKVVNIGNGCNMIQPINTTVGRGTQAIPVTTLLVNPSTFPCPLNQPLVTSSVPSLIVSPNPVSLSASSVGENEEQLNLVPSCPAGNNKNTYPTVEPKVEAPELYVSCAAVSPKKECSTNPATSNNGSQEKVSKSDCCSWTVVEGDENTSEPLAVDLLPPLEDPDESVKIEPEDANDATKEVNAVQKRDLLCAEVKEEFMLDLGQELNMEAACSCSNDPKEVKKERTLCDEKGEEERRALQSSPHAEQQMDAGGVAGPQVSSESPKNLSYPADVEVEFSSPLGRPEDSSSIDGQSVGTPAGPEAGGEREGQEEEEEDDFDDFTQDEDEEMSSASEESILSVPELQETMEKLTWLATERRLSQEGDSEEENSQEENSEPEEEEEEEGEGTESLQKDDEVSGDTSEEPKSAFTLPKTAPQVEAHKMPAGENMKAPGKSRSSHRTRNKRGRARASKDTSKLLLLYDEDILERDPLREQKDLAFAQAYLTRVREALQHVPGKYEDFLRVIYEFEISTDKRTAVDLYSTLQKLLHDWPQLLTDFAAFLLPEQALECGLFEEQQAFEKSRKFLRQLEICFAENPAHHQKIIKVLQSCADCLPQEIAELKTQMWQLLKGHDHLQDEFSIFFDHLRPSASRMGDFEEINWTEEKEYEFDGFEEVSLPDVEEEDEPPKMHAASKNKKRKEIGGQNNDKEVEWVDGMKECSCSCHEGSSDLKLKKSKRRTCSHCSSKVCENKFYKNKDSQELTASLDRQESSPQPEGKDSGLSKEPVEESLENRDEGEDVQSRAKAVSRKVDSLAAGSHLEGKIVSGRQASSEKAALPDHQVGEAGVSAVASAAKDSDSALAGPRWTHLQKAALKLPQETKDCPCTAGSESEGRNQQHQGNADASLGLGRDLLLSSRSAVAKGLTGPSSSSGKSSCQPEGLHSDSADKLTVFGHASKLGVKEFEGPPLPLEGKPEAKQGWVTPGRNPALGKSCSSPAPDNCILETEDRGCTGNVPESRLKSNANNCFQVPQHSEQPEPSAVAGSLGQKEEEQQQQQRVTEATVCAKNSKVSSTGEKVVLWTREADRVILTTCQEKGAQLETFQAISQKLGNKTASEVSHRFRELMRLFHTSCDGSSEDEEDATSTSNTDQLSDKDLLLSEEEPDD, encoded by the exons atggcggcgcggcGCCTGCGCGGGGGGTGGGCCCGGCGGCGCTTCCGCTTCCTCCG gaccgggagcggggccggggcggcggggcccgtcGCCAGCcgctctcctgtcttccaggtgGGCGCCGGGATGTCGCTGTCGCTGAAGATGCTGCCCTGCAAGAAgaggagagcggcggcggcggggccgcagaGCCCGCGGGAGCGCGGGGAGGACGCGGagctgcccggcgccggcggcTCCTCCTCAGCGGGCGCTGCCGACGGCGGCTCCTCCGCCAGAGCTGGGGGGCCGCTCTCCTCCGCCCCGGCCGCGTGGAGGGGCCCCGGGGAGGCCTCGCTGAAGGGCGGGAAGCGgccccgggcggccccgggcgcCGGGCAGGAGGcgccgggcgggagggagggctgcgccgcggccccgctccccgaggGCCCGGGGAGGCCCGAAGCGGCGGCGGAAG GGAAGACACCTAAGCTGTATACAGAGGTGGAAGGGAATTCGCAGAAAGATCCGTATCTGACTGAAAACCAGCCCGCAGTGCAGGAGTCTCCAGTGAGAAGTTCTTTGCAGCCAGCTGTTAGAAGTCCTACCACGATGAAGCCACTGAAAACCTCCAGAGctg agGAGCAAGATGGAGAGGATatagagagaaggaagaggaggaggaaggcagccaagcggaagagagaagggaaaagtCCAGAAGAGGAGGGATCTTTGTCTTGTGACATCAAGCTGGACGATACTCTTGATCGCACCTTAGAAGATGGAGCGAAGCAACATAACCTGACGGTTGTCAACGTGCGAAACATCCTGCAC GAGGTGATCACAAATGAGCACGTGGTTGCCATGATGAAAGCAGCCATCAGTGAGACAGAAGATATACCTTTGTTT GAGCCCAAAATGACGCGTTCCAAACTGAAGGAAGTTGTGGAGAAGGGAGTG GTGATTCCAACATGGAATATTTCTCCAATTAAGAAGGCAAATGAGGTGAAG CCTCCTCAGTTTGTGGACATTCCTCTTGAGGAAGATGATTCATCTGATGAAGAATACCAGCCTGacgatgaggatgaggatgagacTGCAGAAGAG AGCTTACTGGAAAGCGATGTTGAGAGCACTGCTTCTTCTCCTCGGGGAGCAAAGCGGTCCAGGACAAGGCGATCATCTGATGAAGAGGGAGGGACGCTCTGCGAG ATGGAGAAGGTCACTACACCTGTTGTTAGACATATTAGTGCCGAAGTAGTTCCTATGGGACCTCCGCCGCCTcctaaaccaaagcaaaacaaagacagCACGTTCATGGAGAAGCTGCATGCGGTGGATGAAGAATTGGCTTCAAGCCCAGTGTGCATGGATTCGTACCAG TCCCTGGAAGACAGCCTCATTGCCTTCCGAACGCGATCAAAGAGACCACTGAAGGATGTTCCTCTTGGGCAGCTGGAGGCCGAGCTCCGAGCCCCAGACATCACACCCGATATGTATGATCCCAACACGGCCGACGATGAAGAATGGAAAAGGTGGCTTGGAGGACTCATGAACGACGATGTGGAGAATGAAG ATGAagcagatgatgatgatgacccCGAGTACAACTTCCTGGAAGATCTGGATGAACCAGATACAGAAGATTTCAGAAATGATCGTGCTGTGAGAATTACCA AAAAGGAAGTGAATGAACTGATGGAGGAGCTGTTTGAGACA TTTCAGGATGAGATGGGTTTCTCGAACATGGAGGATGAAGGTCCAGAAGATGAAGATAATGTTACAGAGTCACGGCCAAATTTTAATACACCACAGGCACTTAG ATTTGAAGAGCCTCTGGCCAATTTACTGAATGAGCAGCACAGGACGGTGAAGGAACAACTTGAGCAGTTGAGAATGAAAAAGTCCTCGATCAAGCCACcacaagagacagaaaaaccAAAACCTCAGAACGAGAAGCCTCTACAGAGCCTGGTTCTGGACAGTATGCAAAGAAAGAGGCTCCAGCAGCAAATGCAGCAG CATGTTCAGCTTCTGACTCAAATCCATCTTCTTGCAAGCTCCAACCCTGCTTTAAGTTCAGAGGCCAGTACTACCAGGATGTTTTTG AGCGAGCTTGGTAACTTTGCTCGAAGCTCCACGCTGCTTCGTCAGTCGTTCAGTCCCAGGTTTCAGACGATGTTCCAGCCGTGTAACCTGAAGGGAGCACTGCAGCTCGTCGACGATTTCCACGCCCAAGTCCAAGTCGACTGGAGCCCTCGCAAAGCTGTGAAGAAGAGTG CCAATGAATTTCCATGTTTGCCAAAGCAAGTGGCGTGGATTTTGGCGACAAGGAGAGTCTTTATGTATCCAGAGTTATTGCCAATATGTTCCTTGAAAGCAAACCCTCCCCGGGACAAGATTATCTTCACCAAGGCAGAGGACAA ttTATTAGCTTTAGGTCTGAAACATTTTGAAGGGACAGAGTTTCCAAAGCCTTTGATCAGCAAGTATCTCTTGCCTACGAAAACTGCCCACCAGCTTACAGTGCGAATAAAGAATCTCAACATGAATCGAGCCCCCGATAATATCATCAGA TActataaaaagacaaaacagttGCCCGTTCTGTTCAAGTGCTGCGAGGAAATCCAGCCGAACGAGTGGAAGCCACCggtggagagggaagaacatCGCCTGCCGTTCTGGCTGAAG GCCAGCTTGCCCTCCATTCAGGGGGAATTGAAGCAATTGGCAGAAGATGCCAGGGAGATGCCCGCTTCACCTGATGAGGAATCTGTCTTTTTGGGGACAGGAAAGGAAACTTCAGACACAGAATATGATGAAAAATACCCTCTACTCATGCCAAAGGGACTAGTACTGACTTTAAAGCCCCTTGCCAATCGATTCTCTAGGAGAGCGTGGAGGAGGCAGAGGTCTTCAGCTCTGAAGCCCGTCCTCATTCGACCGAGTCCTTGTCTGCAGCCCAGTTCCAACACTATTAACATCCAGAAAACTGTGAAGTTGTCCCAGCCAGAAGCTCCTCCCAGCAAAGTTATGGTTCAGATTCCTCGGCTAATCCAGCCAGCTACAGTTATGCAGGCAGTGCCGGGAGTGCAGCCTTTGAATGTTCCAGCAGTGGTAGGAAGTGGGGATGGTCTGGAGTTTCAGAATGTGCTCTCTGCATCGCATTCAGACTCCAGACAAGCTTTCTCAGCTGCTGTACCACCACCTCTAGTGTCCTCAAATCCAGTAACTTTTCAGCCAAAACTGATGTTGCCAGCTTTGGCCGGAACAAAAATACGCAAACCTTGTGGTCGTAAGggataccaaaagaaaaaagggacaaaatCAGACCCAATGATAAAGACTTCGCCTTTGATTCAGCCATCTCCTGTCATCCTTACTGTACCTGCCACCACAGTGAAAGTGGTTAATATAGGCAATGGTTGCAATATGATTCAGCCCATAAATACAACAGTTGGCAGAGGCACGCAGGCTATTCCGGTTACAACCTTATTGGTAAATCCTTCCACCTTCCCGTGTCCGTTAAATCAGCCTCTAGTGACTTCTTCAGTCCCTTCGTTGATAGTCTCTCCTAACCCGGTTAGTCTTTCTGCATCGTCTGTTGGTGAAAATGAAGAACAGCTGAATCTGGTTCCTTCCTGCCCTGCTGGAAATAACAAAAACACCTATCCCACGGTGGAGCCCAAGGTTGAAGCCCCAGAGCTGTACGTTTCCTGCGCCGCTGTCTCCCCCAAGAAGGAGTGTAGTACAAATCCTGCCACTTCAAATAATGGCAGTCAGGAAAAGGTAAGTAAGAGTGACTGCTGTAGCTGGACAGTGGTAGAAGGAGATGAGAACACTTCAGAGCCACTGGCTGTGGACCTTCTGCCGCCTTTAGAAGATCCGGATGAATCGGTGAAAATTGAGCCTGAAGATGCAAATGATGCTACCAAGGAGGTAAATGCAGTACAGAAGAGGGATCTTTTGTGTGCTGAAGTGAAGGAGGAATTCATGCTGGATCTCGGCCAGGAGCTGAACATGGAGGCTGCGTGTTCATGCTCGAATGACCCGAAAGAAGTTAAAAAGGAGCGTACTTTGTGTGACGAGAAGGGAGAAGAAGAACGACGGGCTTTGCAGTCATCTCCTCATGCTGAACAGCAGATGGATGCAGGTGGTGTTGCTGGACCACAAGTAAGCAGCGAGTCTCCAAAGAATCTTTCATATCCAGCAGATGTTGAGGTGGAATTCAGTAGTCCACTTGGAAGACCAGAGGATTCGTCCAGTATAGATGGCCAGTCTGTTGGGACACCGGCTGGCCCTGAagctggaggagagagagaaggacaagaagaagaggaagaagatgacTTTGATGATTTTACACAAGATGAGGATGAAGAAATGTCATCAGCCTCAGAAGAATCTATTCTTTCAGTGCCAGAACTTCAG GAGACAATGGAAAAACTTACTTGGCTTGCAACAGAGAGACGCTTAAGCCAAGAAGGAGATTCTGAAGAGGAGAATTCCCAGGAAGAGAACTCtgagcctgaggaggaggaggaggaggaaggggaaggaacagaGAGTTTACAGAAAGATGATGAAGTATCTGGAGATACATCAGAGGAACCGAAGTCTGCCTTCACACTGCCAAAGACGGCGCCGCAGGTGGAAGCCCACAAAATGCCAGCAG GAGAAAACATGAAAGCCCCTGGGAAGAGCAGGAGCTCCCACAGAACCAGAAATAAGAGGGGACGGGCTCGTGCTAGCAAAGATACGTCTAAGCTGCTGCTCCTGTATGATGAGGACATCCTGGAGAGAGATCCCCTGCGGGAGCAGAAGGATCTGGCGTTTGCCCAAGCCTATCTAACCAGG GTGCGTGAAGCCTTGCAGCACGTTCCTGGAAAGTACGAAGACTTTCTTCGCGTTATCTACGAGTTTGAGATCAGCACGGACAAGCGAACAGCTGTGGATCTCTATTCCACTTTACAGAAACTGTTGCATGACTGGCCACAGCTGCTCACAGATTTTGCTGCCTTTCTTTTACCGGAACAAGCTCTGGAGTGTGGACTG TTTGAAGAGCAGCAAGCATTTGAAAAAAGCCGGAAGTTCCTCAGGCAGCTGGAGATTTGTTTTGCTGAAAATCCTGCCCACCACCAGAAGATCATCAAAGTTCTGCAGAGTTGTGCCGACTGCCTTCCCCAGGAGATTGCAGAG CTGAAGACCCAAATGTGGCAGCTGTTGAAAGGACACGACCACTTGCAGGATGAGTTCTCCATTTTCTTTGATCACTTACGGCCCTCAGCCAGCCGCATGGGAGATTTTGAGGAGATCAACTGGACAGAAGAGAAGGAATATGAG ttTGATGGGTTTGAAGAGGTGTCTTTGCCAGATGTAGAAGAGGAGGATGAACCACCCAAGATGCACGCGGCCTCGAAAAATAAGAAGCGGAAAGAGATTGGAGGCCAGAACAATGACAAG GAGGTCGAGTGGGTAGATGGGATGAAGGAATGTTCATGCTCCTGCCACGAAGGGAGCAGCGATCTCAagctaaagaaaagcaaaaggaggaccTGCAGCCATTGTAGTAGTAAG GTGtgtgaaaacaaattttataaaaataaagattCTCAAGAGCTGACTGCAAGCCTGGATCGACAAGAATCAAGTCCTCAGCCTGAAGGGAAGGATTCTGGACTGTCTAAGGAACCTGTAGAagaaagcctggagaacagaGATGAGGGAGAGGATGTCCAGAGCAGAGCAAAAGCTGTATCAAGGAAAGTGGACTCTCTGGCTGCAG GATCTCACCTGGAAGGAAAGATTGTCTCTGGGAGACAGGCATCTTCTGAAAAAGCTGCGCTGCCTGATCATCAGGTTGGAGAAGCCGGTGTCAGTGCTGTTGCGAGTGCTGCGAAGGACAGTGACTCTGCTCTCGCTGGCCCCAGATGGACACATCTCCAAAAAGCTGCTCTAAAACTACCTCAGGAAACCAAAGACTGCCCTTGCACTGCGGGAAGCGAGAGTGAGGGACGAAACCAGCAACATCAAGGAAATGCAGATGCTTCCCTTGGCCTGGGCAGAGATCTGCTGCTGTCCTCTCGCTCTGCCGTAGCAAAAGGTCTAACGGGACCTAGTTCCTCCTCTGGGAAGAGTTCATGTCAGCCTGAAGGGCTTCATTCCGATTCAGCAGATAAGCTCACTGTCTTTGGTCATGCTTCGAAATTAGGTGTGAAAGAATTTGAGGGACCACCTTTGCCTCTGGAAGGAAAACCTGAGGCCAAGCAGGGTTGGGTAACGCCAGGTAGAAATCCAGCGCTGGGTAAGAGCTGCAGCTCACCGGCCCCTGATAATTGCATTCTGGAAACAGAGGACAGAGGCTGCACTGGAAATGTTCCTGAGAGCAGATTAAAGTCAAATGCAAACAACTGCTTCCAGGTGCCTCAGCATTCCGAGCAGCCAGAGCCCAGCGCGGTTGCTGGCTCCCTGgggcagaaggaagaggagcagcagcagcagcagcgtgtcaCAGAAGCAACTGTGTGTGCCAAGAACAGCAAAGTCAGCTCGACTGGGGAGAAAGTTGTCCTCTGGACCAG GGAGGCTGACAGAGTCATCCTCACCACGTGCCAGGAGAAGGGAGCCCAGCTGGAGACCTTCCAGGCCATCTCGCAGAAGCTGGGCAACAAGACTGCCAGTGAG GTATCCCACAGGTTCAGAGAACTGATGAGGCTGTTTCATACATCCTGCGATGGCAGCTCTGAAGATGAGGAGGATGCCACTAGTACCAGTAACACCGACCAGCTGTCAGACAAAGATCTGCTGCTTTCTGAGGAAGAACCTGATGACTAA